A stretch of the Arthrobacter sp. PAMC 25486 genome encodes the following:
- a CDS encoding homogentisate 1,2-dioxygenase — protein sequence MAYYRKLGSIPKTRHTLMKQENGAIAYEELMGEEGFSSDSSLLYHRHIPSSLVGARIWDLPDQSLTPNAPLIPRHLKLHELFSDEEVVTVDAVTGRRLILGNGDVRLSYAVVGVTSPLYRNGVGDECVYVEAGEAVVETVFGALPVSKGDYVIIPRATTHRWVIPEGGQARLYFIEASSHIGPARQYLSKRGQLMEHAPYCERDLRGPEGTLLVDEQDVDVYIKHRGNGPNGLAGTIHTVPEHPFDVIGWDGCLYPYVFNINDYMPITGKVHQPPPVHQVFEGHNFVICNFVPRKVDYHPQAVAVPYYHSNVDSDEIMFYVDGDYEARKGSGINKGSISIHPGGHAHGPQPGAIEGSLGAEYFDELAVMVDTFRPLDLGAAALATDDGKYASSWTRGRWINE from the coding sequence ATGGCCTACTATCGCAAACTGGGAAGCATTCCCAAGACTCGACATACCCTCATGAAGCAGGAAAATGGGGCAATTGCTTATGAGGAGCTTATGGGTGAAGAAGGATTCTCATCTGATTCATCATTGCTCTACCATCGCCATATCCCGTCATCCTTGGTTGGTGCCAGAATTTGGGATCTGCCAGACCAGTCGCTCACCCCGAACGCGCCCCTCATCCCGCGGCACCTGAAACTCCATGAGCTGTTCAGCGACGAAGAAGTCGTAACAGTGGATGCTGTTACCGGCCGCCGGTTGATTCTTGGCAATGGCGACGTCCGCCTCAGCTACGCCGTGGTCGGCGTCACCTCCCCTTTGTACCGCAATGGCGTGGGTGACGAATGCGTCTACGTTGAGGCTGGAGAGGCTGTTGTGGAGACCGTCTTCGGCGCACTGCCGGTTTCCAAGGGTGACTACGTCATTATTCCGAGGGCCACAACCCATCGTTGGGTCATCCCCGAGGGCGGCCAGGCGCGGCTCTACTTTATTGAGGCCAGCAGCCACATCGGCCCGGCCCGCCAGTACCTTTCCAAGCGCGGACAGCTAATGGAACATGCCCCCTACTGTGAGCGCGACCTGCGCGGCCCTGAGGGGACGCTTTTGGTGGATGAACAGGACGTGGACGTCTACATCAAGCACCGTGGCAATGGGCCCAATGGACTTGCCGGAACCATTCATACTGTTCCCGAGCACCCCTTTGACGTCATTGGTTGGGACGGCTGCCTGTACCCCTATGTTTTCAACATCAATGACTATATGCCGATCACCGGCAAGGTCCACCAGCCGCCACCGGTGCACCAGGTCTTTGAAGGCCACAACTTTGTGATCTGCAACTTTGTCCCTCGCAAGGTGGACTACCATCCACAGGCAGTGGCCGTGCCTTATTACCACTCCAATGTGGACTCGGACGAGATCATGTTCTACGTGGACGGTGACTACGAAGCGCGCAAGGGATCCGGGATCAACAAGGGATCTATTTCGATTCACCCGGGAGGCCATGCGCACGGACCCCAGCCCGGTGCCATCGAAGGAAGCCTTGGAGCTGAGTACTTTGACGAGTTGGCTGTCATGGTTGACACTTTCCGTCCCCTCGACCTGGGTGCTGCAGCACTGGCCACTGACGATGGCAAATATGCCTCATCGTGGACACGTGGGCGGTGGATCAATGAGTGA